From a region of the Lentilactobacillus curieae genome:
- a CDS encoding YibE/F family protein, with amino-acid sequence MGTITLLFIILLGLMLFVGGSQGVSAFLSMIVNFGIVFFTIVLIAFHFPPIIVTVTASVVVLAITIFWSNASDNASTTAFFGALIILTLLVLTIIPVEYWAKVGGFGLEDSEELEGLSVLVGINFTKVAICTAILTSLGAIAEAAIAIASGLDEILTVHKEITSDQLFSDGIEIGKEIIGTAVNTLFFGFFGNSLALFIWLNGLGYSFGSIINDKVFANDLIAIVLSLIGVVLTIPITTWIMAMRRRRSERVL; translated from the coding sequence ATGGGAACAATTACATTATTATTTATTATTCTGCTTGGACTAATGCTGTTTGTTGGTGGTAGCCAGGGAGTTAGCGCATTTCTAAGTATGATTGTTAACTTTGGAATTGTGTTCTTTACGATTGTGCTCATTGCTTTTCACTTCCCCCCAATAATAGTTACGGTAACTGCTAGCGTTGTTGTTTTAGCAATTACTATTTTTTGGAGCAACGCAAGTGATAATGCCTCAACCACAGCATTCTTTGGAGCCCTAATTATTTTAACGCTTTTAGTGTTGACCATTATTCCTGTTGAGTATTGGGCAAAAGTTGGCGGTTTTGGTTTGGAAGATAGTGAGGAACTTGAAGGACTATCTGTTTTAGTTGGTATCAACTTTACCAAGGTTGCCATTTGTACGGCAATTTTAACTTCACTTGGAGCAATCGCTGAGGCGGCGATTGCAATTGCTTCGGGACTAGATGAAATCTTGACCGTTCATAAAGAAATTACGAGTGATCAGCTGTTTTCAGATGGAATCGAAATTGGTAAGGAAATTATCGGAACGGCCGTGAACACATTGTTTTTTGGTTTCTTTGGAAATTCATTGGCACTATTCATTTGGCTAAATGGATTAGGTTATTCGTTTGGATCAATTATCAACGATAAGGTTTTTGCTAATGACTTGATTGCAATTGTTCTGTCACTAATTGGGGTTGTACTGACGATTCCAATTACAACGTGGATAATGGCGATGAGAAGGCGAAGAAGCGAACGGGTATTGTAA